One Novipirellula galeiformis genomic region harbors:
- the rsmA gene encoding 16S rRNA (adenine(1518)-N(6)/adenine(1519)-N(6))-dimethyltransferase RsmA, whose product MNQPRQTASYLSKRLTAAGLQPVSRYGQNFLIDLNLVDLIANSAELRKDDVVLEVGTGVGSLTSRLSDAAGAVLTIEIDANLHRLAKEEVGWRPNVRLLHGDALHNKNTLRPDMMVQIRDAMQRIGDDARFLLVANLPYNVATPIISNLMLETPSPDVVVATIQKELGDRIIAEPGSKDYGALSVWLQSLCKCSIVRILSPKVFWPRPNVDSAIIRLDAQPEWRAQIPDLRYFHETVRALFFHRRKFLRSVVVSGMKGRLDKRQVDEVLGALGHSENARTEELPVAEIQKLVEGLRQAELKAQADA is encoded by the coding sequence GTGAACCAGCCACGACAAACCGCATCGTATCTTTCCAAGCGACTCACCGCCGCCGGGCTGCAACCGGTCTCGCGATATGGCCAAAACTTTTTGATCGACCTGAATCTTGTCGACCTGATTGCGAATTCAGCGGAACTGCGCAAGGACGACGTCGTGTTAGAGGTGGGCACCGGGGTCGGTTCGTTGACCTCGCGATTGTCCGATGCCGCCGGAGCGGTGTTGACGATCGAGATTGATGCAAACTTGCATCGTTTAGCGAAGGAAGAAGTGGGGTGGCGGCCCAATGTACGGTTGCTGCACGGTGATGCATTGCACAATAAAAACACCCTGCGTCCCGACATGATGGTACAGATTCGCGACGCGATGCAGCGCATCGGTGACGACGCTCGCTTCTTGCTCGTGGCGAATTTGCCTTACAACGTCGCGACGCCGATCATTAGCAACTTGATGCTCGAAACTCCCTCGCCCGATGTCGTGGTCGCGACGATTCAAAAAGAACTCGGCGATCGAATTATCGCGGAACCCGGCAGCAAGGATTACGGAGCGCTGAGCGTTTGGTTGCAATCGTTATGCAAATGCAGCATCGTTCGCATCCTGTCCCCCAAAGTGTTCTGGCCGCGACCCAACGTCGATTCAGCTATCATCCGCTTGGATGCCCAGCCCGAGTGGCGCGCACAAATTCCGGATCTACGCTACTTTCATGAAACGGTCCGCGCGCTGTTCTTTCACCGCCGCAAGTTCCTGCGCAGCGTCGTCGTCAGCGGCATGAAGGGGCGGTTGGATAAACGGCAAGTCGACGAAGTGCTCGGCGCGCTCGGGCATTCCGAAAACGCGAGAACGGAAGAGTTGCCCGTTGCCGAAATTCAGAAATTGGTGGAAGGGCTGCGGCAAGCCGAACTGAAAGCACAAGCCGACGCGTAG
- a CDS encoding HEAT repeat domain-containing protein — MDSLVTAPFVRTTRLTVAYRRYLTSANSPQFVAEVDEYYSASTLASLLRRSDVEMRRASALALGMLGDHRSIESLGQALSDPDRGVRLAADDSFRALLVRDAAPRHHQQLLQVMHLNDGAEYAAALAPTMILVDQSPRYSEAFHQLAICWQGLDDIPQAEAAFRGCLWHCRYHYLAWQGLARCRMLEHDYEAAISALRRCVGICPDVENARIQIRVLERRLRQTDA; from the coding sequence ATGGACTCCCTTGTGACTGCTCCCTTCGTGCGAACGACTCGATTGACGGTCGCCTATCGGCGTTATCTCACGTCAGCCAACTCGCCTCAATTCGTCGCTGAAGTCGATGAGTACTATTCGGCGTCAACGTTGGCAAGTTTGCTGCGGCGTAGCGATGTCGAAATGCGACGCGCTTCCGCGTTGGCCTTAGGGATGCTCGGCGATCACCGTTCGATTGAATCGCTTGGCCAAGCGCTTTCGGATCCCGATCGTGGCGTGCGTCTGGCTGCCGATGATTCGTTTCGAGCGTTGTTGGTTCGCGATGCCGCGCCGCGTCATCATCAACAACTGCTGCAAGTGATGCACCTCAACGACGGCGCCGAGTACGCCGCCGCATTAGCACCGACGATGATTTTGGTGGATCAATCGCCTCGTTACAGCGAAGCGTTTCATCAATTGGCGATTTGCTGGCAAGGCTTGGATGACATTCCGCAAGCCGAAGCGGCGTTCCGCGGATGCCTGTGGCATTGCCGTTATCACTACCTTGCATGGCAGGGATTGGCACGCTGTCGGATGTTAGAACATGATTATGAGGCTGCGATTTCGGCCCTTCGCCGCTGTGTCGGAATCTGTCCCGATGTTGAAAACGCACGCATTCAAATCCGTGTGCTTGAGCGGCGTTTGCGACAAACCGACGCTTGA
- the eno gene encoding phosphopyruvate hydratase: MTLIEAIHARQILDSRGNPTVECEVLLSDGAHGRAAVPSGASTGAHEAWELRDGDKSVFMGKGVQTAVNNVNTQISEALEGLDATDQAAVDATMLELDGTPNKKNLGANAILGVSLAVAHAAAASTGQPLYRYLGGAGARLLPAPMMNIINGGEHADNGVDIQEFMVMPLGFERFSDALRCGTEVFHNLKKVLSDKGYSTAVGDEGGFAPDLKSNQEALDVIMTAIDKAGYKAGEQVFIALDAASTEFYDSSTKKYTIDKKELSGDEMVDFFADWCNKYPICSIEDGCDEDDWDTWKKLTLKLGDKVQLVGDDLFVTNVERLQRGINEGIANSILIKVNQIGTLTETIDAIQLANRNGYTAVTSHRSGETEDATIADLAVALSTGQIKTGSASRSDRMAKYNQLLRIEEMLGDAAQYGGPLFQKRS; the protein is encoded by the coding sequence ATGACTCTGATCGAAGCAATTCACGCGCGGCAAATCCTTGATAGCCGCGGAAACCCAACGGTCGAATGCGAAGTCCTGCTGAGCGACGGCGCTCACGGACGTGCTGCAGTCCCCAGCGGAGCGAGCACCGGTGCTCACGAAGCATGGGAACTTCGCGACGGCGACAAATCGGTCTTCATGGGCAAAGGTGTCCAAACGGCGGTCAATAACGTCAACACCCAAATCTCCGAAGCGCTCGAAGGACTCGACGCCACCGATCAAGCGGCCGTCGATGCCACGATGCTCGAACTTGACGGTACTCCCAACAAGAAGAACCTCGGTGCCAATGCGATCCTCGGCGTTTCACTCGCTGTCGCGCACGCCGCCGCCGCTTCGACCGGCCAACCGCTCTACCGCTACCTCGGGGGTGCCGGTGCTCGATTGTTGCCCGCGCCGATGATGAACATCATCAATGGGGGTGAACACGCCGACAACGGTGTCGACATCCAAGAATTCATGGTCATGCCACTCGGCTTCGAGCGTTTCAGCGACGCCCTTCGCTGTGGCACCGAAGTGTTCCACAACTTGAAGAAAGTGTTGTCCGACAAGGGCTACAGCACCGCCGTGGGCGACGAAGGTGGCTTTGCTCCCGACTTGAAGAGCAACCAAGAAGCGCTCGACGTGATCATGACCGCGATCGACAAAGCGGGCTACAAGGCTGGAGAACAAGTCTTCATCGCCTTGGACGCCGCTTCGACCGAGTTCTACGACAGCTCGACGAAGAAGTACACGATCGACAAGAAAGAATTGTCGGGCGACGAAATGGTCGACTTCTTTGCCGATTGGTGCAACAAGTACCCGATCTGCAGCATCGAAGATGGCTGCGACGAAGACGATTGGGACACCTGGAAAAAGTTGACCCTGAAATTGGGCGACAAAGTTCAATTGGTCGGCGACGATTTGTTCGTCACCAACGTCGAACGACTCCAACGCGGTATCAACGAAGGCATTGCCAACAGCATTCTGATCAAGGTCAACCAGATCGGAACGTTGACCGAAACGATCGATGCAATCCAACTTGCCAACCGCAATGGCTACACCGCTGTGACGAGTCACCGTAGCGGTGAAACCGAAGACGCGACCATCGCGGATCTCGCCGTCGCGCTCTCCACCGGACAAATCAAAACCGGTTCGGCAAGCCGCAGTGACCGGATGGCCAAGTACAACCAATTGCTACGTATCGAAGAGATGCTTGGCGATGCCGCTCAATACGGCGGACCGTTGTTCCAAAAACGATCGTAA
- a CDS encoding riboflavin synthase, which produces MFTGLVETVGRISEIRIEAPGRQFQIEAAAICEGVQIGDSIAINGCCLTVIEINGGRLRFEAGAETLSRTNLGQLEVDSPVNLERSLAVGDRLGGHYVTGHIDTVVTLKERRDDPPWANLYFSVPENWISQIASKGSVAVDGVSLTVVDVESDCFSVALIPHTLDQTTLGRLVIGDRVNLETDVLAKYVQRSLECSKS; this is translated from the coding sequence ATGTTCACGGGACTTGTCGAAACGGTCGGACGTATTTCTGAGATCCGAATCGAGGCACCGGGAAGGCAATTCCAAATTGAGGCCGCTGCGATTTGCGAAGGAGTCCAAATCGGAGACAGTATTGCGATTAATGGTTGTTGCTTGACCGTTATCGAAATCAATGGCGGTCGGCTCCGCTTTGAAGCGGGGGCCGAAACCCTCTCGCGAACCAATTTGGGGCAGCTCGAGGTCGACAGTCCTGTCAATTTGGAGCGATCGTTGGCGGTCGGAGATCGATTGGGAGGCCACTATGTGACCGGCCATATCGACACCGTGGTGACCCTAAAAGAGCGCCGAGACGATCCCCCTTGGGCGAATTTATATTTTTCGGTACCCGAAAATTGGATCTCTCAGATCGCGTCCAAAGGCAGCGTCGCGGTCGACGGGGTAAGCTTAACCGTGGTGGATGTGGAAAGTGACTGCTTTAGTGTGGCGTTGATTCCCCACACGTTGGATCAAACGACGCTGGGACGCTTGGTGATCGGCGACCGCGTCAACTTGGAAACGGACGTCTTGGCCAAATACGTCCAACGTTCACTCGAATGCAGCAAATCTTAA